From one Acidibrevibacterium fodinaquatile genomic stretch:
- a CDS encoding F0F1 ATP synthase subunit B family protein, whose amino-acid sequence MEREALSGIFWERPTFWVAVAFVLFFVLFGKRLFAALTAMLDARAAAIRHELEEAARLRREAEDMLREATRKRETALAEANALLEKAEIEAARLAQAIREEAEANAKRREEMAHMRIAAAEKAALAELRRATTDVAITAAREVIAHDLTAEAGSALVDQAIAGLPSALRAA is encoded by the coding sequence ATGGAACGGGAAGCGCTGAGCGGTATTTTCTGGGAGCGCCCAACCTTCTGGGTTGCGGTCGCCTTCGTGCTGTTCTTCGTGCTGTTCGGCAAGCGCTTGTTCGCGGCGCTGACGGCGATGCTCGATGCCCGCGCCGCCGCGATCCGCCATGAACTCGAGGAAGCGGCGCGGTTGCGCCGCGAGGCCGAGGACATGCTGCGCGAGGCGACGCGCAAACGCGAAACCGCGCTGGCCGAAGCCAATGCGCTGCTCGAAAAGGCCGAAATCGAGGCAGCCCGCTTGGCCCAGGCGATTCGCGAGGAGGCCGAGGCCAACGCCAAGCGCCGCGAGGAAATGGCCCATATGCGCATCGCTGCCGCCGAGAAGGCCGCCCTCGCCGAGTTGCGCCGCGCCACCACCGACGTCGCCATCACCGCCGCGCGCGAGGTGATCGCCCACGATCTCACCGCCGAGGCCGGCAGCGCGCTCGTGGATCAGGCCATTGCCGGATTGCCGAGCGCGCTCCGCGCCGCCTGA
- the hisC gene encoding histidinol-phosphate transaminase has translation MSTAMGPRPRPEILTIAPYIGGESHVPGVNRVLKLSSNEGAFGAPPGAQAAYIRLASEIFRYPDGAASDLRAAIGARFGLDPARIVCGNGSDDLIYQLALSYGGAGTELIMTRHGFSMYHIAGRYAGMRVIKVPERNLTADVDAILAAVSPATRLVCLANPNNPTGSLLTAREITRLRAGLPAEVLLLLDAAYAEYVTRTDYEPGAAFVDAGDNVVMTRTFSKIFGLGGLRLGWAYAPPAVIDVMNRVRNPFNTNAAAQAAAIAALAEPGWVEKSREHNTLWRQRLGDALRALGITIWPSEGNFLLADFATPERATAANAHLRERGIIVRPMGGYDLPHCLRITIGTAEECELVAAALSDFMAGTPHG, from the coding sequence ATGAGCACAGCGATGGGGCCGCGCCCACGCCCCGAAATTCTCACCATCGCCCCCTATATCGGCGGCGAATCCCATGTCCCCGGCGTCAACCGGGTGCTCAAGCTCTCCTCCAATGAGGGTGCGTTCGGCGCCCCGCCCGGCGCGCAGGCGGCCTATATCCGGCTCGCCTCCGAGATTTTCCGCTACCCCGACGGCGCCGCAAGCGATCTCCGCGCCGCTATCGGTGCCCGTTTCGGCCTCGATCCGGCGCGCATCGTCTGTGGCAATGGTTCGGATGATCTGATCTATCAGCTCGCCCTCTCCTATGGCGGCGCCGGCACCGAGCTGATCATGACCCGGCACGGGTTTTCCATGTATCATATCGCCGGTCGCTATGCCGGCATGCGCGTGATCAAGGTGCCCGAACGCAACCTCACCGCCGATGTCGATGCCATTCTCGCCGCCGTCTCGCCGGCAACGCGCCTCGTCTGCCTCGCCAACCCCAATAACCCGACCGGAAGCCTGCTCACCGCGCGCGAGATTACGCGGCTGCGCGCTGGTTTGCCGGCCGAGGTGCTGCTTTTGCTTGACGCCGCTTATGCCGAATACGTCACCCGCACCGATTACGAGCCGGGTGCTGCCTTCGTCGACGCCGGCGACAATGTCGTGATGACGCGGACATTTTCGAAGATCTTCGGCCTGGGCGGGCTTCGTCTCGGCTGGGCCTATGCGCCGCCTGCGGTGATCGATGTCATGAACCGGGTGCGCAACCCCTTCAACACCAATGCCGCGGCGCAGGCGGCGGCGATCGCGGCGCTAGCCGAACCCGGCTGGGTGGAAAAAAGCCGCGAACATAACACGCTCTGGCGCCAGCGCCTCGGGGACGCGTTGCGCGCTCTGGGCATCACCATCTGGCCGAGCGAGGGCAATTTCCTGCTCGCCGATTTCGCGACCCCTGAGCGTGCCACCGCGGCCAACGCCCATCTCCGCGAGCGAGGCATCATCGTCCGGCCGATGGGCGGCTATGATCTGCCGCACTGTCTCCGCATCACCATCGGCACGGCGGAGGAATGCGAGCTGGTCGCGGCGGCGCTCTCTGACTTCATGGCCGGCACGCCGCATGGCTGA
- a CDS encoding AtpZ/AtpI family protein: protein MDEDQAGEDEERGAASFEARLAAARERQGLDRPDASPQGTDLPPNALALGLRVGVELASALAVAVAIGYWLDRWLHTRPLFLAVFVPLGGAAGVMNVWRLVGPRGRR, encoded by the coding sequence ATGGACGAAGATCAGGCCGGCGAGGATGAGGAGCGCGGCGCGGCGTCATTCGAGGCGCGGCTGGCCGCGGCCCGCGAGCGCCAGGGGCTTGATCGGCCGGACGCCTCGCCGCAAGGCACGGATTTGCCGCCCAACGCCCTTGCCTTGGGCCTCAGGGTCGGCGTGGAATTGGCTTCGGCGCTCGCGGTCGCGGTCGCCATCGGCTATTGGCTGGATCGCTGGCTGCATACGAGGCCGCTGTTTCTCGCGGTTTTCGTGCCGCTCGGCGGGGCGGCCGGGGTGATGAATGTCTGGCGTCTGGTCGGCCCGCGCGGCCGGCGCTAG
- a CDS encoding ATP synthase subunit C family protein, giving the protein MDVNAAKALGAGIAVIALAGVGIGIGNIFSSLVSSVARNPASRDQVFGIGILGFALTEAVALFALLIAFLILFA; this is encoded by the coding sequence ATGGACGTCAACGCAGCCAAAGCCCTCGGGGCCGGTATCGCCGTCATCGCGCTCGCCGGGGTCGGCATCGGCATTGGCAACATCTTCTCCTCGCTGGTCAGCAGTGTTGCCCGCAATCCGGCCTCGCGCGATCAGGTGTTCGGCATCGGCATTCTCGGCTTCGCGCTGACGGAAGCGGTGGCGCTGTTTGCGCTCCTCATCGCCTTCCTCATCCTGTTCGCCTGA
- a CDS encoding F0F1 ATP synthase subunit A — MAAEGSAIDALGQFRLGHGLGEVGGAVNFTNANEIMLLAGAIILGLLYFGMKPRAIVPGRLQALAEYLYDFIYTMCLDQIGEEGKRFFPFIFTLFTFILMGNLLGLFPYFFTFTSHIMVTGALAILVIVLVTLVALRIHGLHFFTYFFPAGAPKLLAPLIIPIEILSYLSRPVSLSIRLFANMTAGHVMFEVFASFMLMLAGALGALGYAVALGPLALNIALMGFELLVAFLQAYVFAILTCIYLHDAVHLH, encoded by the coding sequence TTGGCGGCAGAAGGTTCAGCGATCGACGCTCTGGGGCAGTTCCGCCTCGGTCATGGCCTCGGCGAGGTCGGTGGCGCGGTGAATTTCACCAACGCCAACGAAATCATGCTGCTCGCCGGCGCGATCATTCTCGGGCTGCTCTATTTCGGCATGAAGCCGCGCGCCATCGTCCCCGGCCGGCTGCAGGCCCTGGCCGAATATCTCTATGATTTCATCTACACCATGTGCCTCGATCAGATCGGCGAGGAGGGAAAGCGGTTTTTTCCCTTCATCTTCACGCTGTTCACCTTCATCCTGATGGGCAATCTGCTCGGCCTGTTTCCCTATTTCTTCACCTTCACCAGCCATATTATGGTGACCGGCGCGCTTGCGATTTTGGTCATCGTTTTGGTGACGCTGGTTGCGCTGCGCATCCATGGTCTGCATTTCTTCACCTATTTCTTTCCGGCCGGTGCGCCGAAACTGCTCGCGCCGCTGATCATCCCGATCGAAATCCTTTCCTATCTCTCGCGCCCGGTTTCGCTCTCCATTCGTCTTTTCGCCAACATGACCGCCGGGCACGTGATGTTCGAGGTGTTCGCGAGCTTTATGCTGATGCTCGCCGGCGCGCTCGGCGCGCTTGGCTACGCGGTCGCGCTCGGCCCGCTCGCGCTCAATATCGCGCTGATGGGGTTCGAGCTTCTGGTGGCGTTCCTGCAAGCCTATGTGTTCGCCATCCTTACCTGCATCTACCTGCATGACGCGGTGCATCTGCACTGA
- the dnaQ gene encoding DNA polymerase III subunit epsilon → MTRAVLFDTETTGLDPADGHRVLEIAALELINDLPTGRHFHTLIDPERDIPEEVVRVHGITARDVAGKPRFAQIAEELLAFFGAGPLIAHNAPFDFGFLDAELRRIGAPALDRGRMVDTLMLAKARFPGLPNSLDALCRRFGIDLSARTTHNALLDCRLLAEIYVELTGGRQRGLDLAAESAAAPAIAYAHDRARRERPILVSDAERAAHEAFLAKLKSPLWLD, encoded by the coding sequence ATGACCCGCGCCGTATTATTCGATACCGAAACCACCGGCCTTGATCCCGCCGACGGGCATCGCGTGCTCGAGATCGCCGCCCTCGAACTGATCAACGATCTGCCGACCGGGCGGCATTTTCACACCCTCATCGATCCCGAACGCGACATCCCGGAAGAGGTGGTGCGGGTTCACGGCATCACCGCGCGCGACGTTGCCGGCAAACCCCGATTCGCGCAGATCGCCGAGGAATTGCTGGCGTTTTTCGGCGCGGGCCCGCTGATCGCCCATAACGCGCCGTTCGATTTCGGCTTTCTCGACGCCGAATTGCGCCGGATCGGCGCGCCGGCCCTCGATCGCGGCCGCATGGTCGACACACTCATGCTCGCCAAGGCGCGGTTTCCGGGCCTGCCCAACAGTTTGGACGCGCTCTGCCGGCGCTTCGGTATCGATCTTTCGGCGCGCACCACCCATAACGCCTTGCTCGATTGCCGGCTGCTTGCTGAGATCTATGTCGAGCTCACCGGCGGGCGTCAGCGCGGGCTCGATCTCGCAGCGGAAAGCGCCGCCGCCCCCGCCATCGCCTATGCCCATGACCGCGCGCGCCGCGAGCGCCCGATCCTGGTCAGTGACGCCGAGCGTGCCGCGCATGAGGCGTTCCTCGCCAAGCTCAAATCCCCGCTCTGGCTTGACTGA
- the fae gene encoding formaldehyde-activating enzyme → MSLLNALTLAIGVLAAVATWLFLGPLGGVLQIWVAFVAWGCFYHCGGQEAGLKNTILGMIFGAVIGWIAMLVLVFVPLGASLGLPIWAGIVVGVGVAVLVVAARCPLFATIPANVYGFATFAGFALLTNGLPRLLEPSLANPLINTALSAAIGAVFGYLSQKLGIALTGAPAAPAASPPAAVARGPQAPISKVMVGESLVGDGNEVAHIDLLIGPRGSAAETAFCNALVNNKDGFTSLLAVVAPNLLCKPATVMFNKVTIKGAKQAVQMFGPAQHAVAKAVADSVAEGVIPESEADDLFICVGVFIHWLADDDKKIQDFNYRATKEAIARAVRGEPKAAQVVQQRNSVSHPFAA, encoded by the coding sequence ATGTCTCTGCTGAATGCGTTGACACTTGCCATCGGCGTTCTGGCCGCCGTCGCGACTTGGCTGTTTCTCGGCCCGCTCGGTGGCGTTTTGCAAATCTGGGTGGCGTTCGTCGCCTGGGGCTGTTTTTACCATTGCGGCGGTCAGGAGGCCGGCCTCAAAAACACCATTCTCGGCATGATCTTCGGCGCTGTCATCGGCTGGATAGCGATGCTGGTGCTGGTTTTCGTGCCGCTCGGGGCCAGCCTGGGGCTGCCGATCTGGGCCGGCATCGTCGTCGGCGTCGGCGTCGCGGTGCTGGTGGTCGCGGCGCGTTGTCCGCTGTTTGCGACCATTCCGGCCAATGTCTATGGCTTTGCGACCTTCGCGGGCTTCGCGCTGTTGACCAACGGGCTGCCCCGCCTCTTGGAACCCTCGCTGGCCAATCCGCTGATCAATACCGCGCTGTCGGCGGCGATCGGCGCGGTGTTCGGCTATCTCTCGCAGAAACTCGGGATCGCGCTCACCGGCGCCCCGGCGGCGCCCGCTGCCTCGCCGCCGGCCGCCGTCGCGCGCGGCCCGCAGGCGCCGATCAGCAAAGTCATGGTCGGCGAATCGCTGGTCGGCGACGGCAATGAGGTCGCGCATATCGATTTGCTGATCGGCCCGCGCGGCAGCGCGGCGGAGACGGCGTTCTGCAACGCGTTGGTCAACAACAAAGACGGGTTCACCTCGCTGCTCGCGGTGGTGGCGCCCAATCTTTTGTGCAAGCCGGCGACGGTGATGTTCAACAAGGTGACGATCAAGGGCGCGAAACAGGCGGTGCAGATGTTCGGCCCGGCGCAGCACGCGGTGGCCAAGGCGGTGGCGGACAGTGTCGCGGAAGGGGTGATCCCGGAGAGCGAGGCGGATGATCTTTTCATCTGCGTCGGCGTCTTCATCCACTGGCTGGCCGACGACGACAAGAAGATCCAGGATTTCAACTATCGCGCGACCAAGGAGGCAATCGCCCGCGCCGTCCGCGGCGAGCCCAAGGCGGCGCAGGTGGTGCAGCAGCGAAACAGCGTCTCCCACCCCTTCGCCGCCTGA
- a CDS encoding C-terminal binding protein: protein MAGMVLYSETLYPDDAVERGIFGPDIGVVFARAARIAEIPDSLAAEAEGLMIFRHFLTGDDLARFPRLRAVVRMGVGYDRLDRAACARRGILVCNVPDYGTTEVADHAMALALALRRGLLLHHAAQRAAPPAAWTYLDHPLIRRNDTLTFGILGLGRIGTAVALRAKAFGARVIAYDPYQPNGVERALGIARARSLEDLLAAADTLSLHTPLTPETRGMIGAAELAKLPRGAVVVNTARGPILDIEALAAAMQSGHIAGAGLDVLPVEPPVEPIPTLLAAYRARAPWVEGRLIITPHSAFHTPEAWHDIRVKSAETMRAALLGPRPQNVITPEMF, encoded by the coding sequence ATGGCCGGAATGGTGCTGTATTCGGAAACGCTCTACCCGGACGACGCGGTGGAGCGCGGGATTTTCGGCCCTGACATCGGCGTCGTCTTCGCGCGCGCGGCGCGGATCGCGGAGATCCCCGACTCACTCGCGGCGGAAGCCGAGGGGCTGATGATTTTCCGCCATTTTCTGACCGGCGACGACCTCGCGCGGTTTCCCCGCCTGCGCGCCGTCGTGCGCATGGGGGTCGGCTATGATCGGCTCGACCGCGCCGCCTGCGCCCGCCGCGGCATTCTGGTCTGCAACGTTCCCGATTACGGCACCACCGAGGTCGCCGATCACGCGATGGCGCTGGCCTTGGCGCTCCGTCGCGGCTTGCTGCTCCACCACGCGGCGCAGCGTGCCGCCCCGCCGGCCGCCTGGACCTATCTCGACCATCCCCTGATCCGGCGGAACGACACGCTCACCTTTGGCATTCTCGGTCTCGGCCGCATCGGCACCGCGGTCGCGCTGCGCGCCAAGGCGTTCGGCGCCCGCGTCATCGCCTATGACCCGTATCAGCCCAATGGCGTCGAGCGCGCGCTCGGCATCGCGCGGGCGCGAAGCCTCGAGGATCTGCTCGCCGCAGCCGACACGCTTTCGCTCCACACCCCGCTCACGCCCGAGACGCGGGGGATGATCGGGGCGGCGGAACTCGCGAAGCTGCCGCGTGGCGCGGTGGTGGTGAACACGGCGCGCGGGCCGATTCTCGATATCGAGGCGTTGGCGGCGGCGATGCAGTCTGGGCATATCGCCGGCGCCGGCCTCGACGTGCTGCCGGTCGAGCCGCCGGTCGAGCCGATCCCGACTCTGCTCGCAGCCTACCGCGCGCGCGCGCCTTGGGTCGAAGGGCGGCTGATCATCACCCCGCATTCGGCGTTCCATACGCCAGAAGCCTGGCACGACATCCGCGTCAAATCGGCGGAAACCATGCGCGCCGCCCTCCTCGGCCCGCGCCCGCAGAACGTGATCACCCCCGAAATGTTCTAA
- a CDS encoding YajG family lipoprotein: MPDCRARSAPPDGAASRSLGACSRRALLFVPWLAACTAPTPPANAAIGLPQVLDRRRAKPDWLGEVRGTDGSFRETLTAPYPIARLVQQRFTAGLEQRGELALDAAPTLGLRLTLHRFEIVAVTDLAAFADIDMRLYDLASGRERDRQPLQNATAVALDPATPIAAQAQTLALGFLATLARNALDAPQFRDVMQPPRVG; this comes from the coding sequence TTGCCGGATTGCCGAGCGCGCTCCGCGCCGCCTGACGGCGCCGCATCCCGCAGCCTCGGCGCGTGCTCGCGGCGCGCGCTTTTATTCGTGCCATGGCTCGCCGCCTGCACGGCGCCGACACCCCCGGCCAACGCCGCCATCGGCCTGCCGCAGGTGCTCGACCGCCGCCGCGCCAAGCCAGATTGGCTCGGCGAGGTGCGCGGCACCGATGGCAGCTTCCGTGAAACCCTGACCGCGCCCTATCCGATCGCGCGGCTGGTGCAGCAGCGCTTCACCGCCGGCCTCGAGCAACGCGGCGAACTCGCGCTTGACGCCGCGCCGACGCTCGGGCTCCGCCTCACGCTGCATCGCTTCGAAATCGTCGCGGTGACCGACCTCGCGGCCTTCGCCGATATCGATATGCGGCTCTACGATCTCGCCTCCGGCCGTGAGCGTGATCGCCAGCCTCTGCAAAACGCCACCGCCGTCGCCCTCGATCCCGCGACGCCGATCGCCGCGCAAGCGCAAACCCTGGCACTCGGCTTTCTCGCGACCCTCGCGCGCAACGCCCTCGATGCGCCGCAATTTCGCGACGTCATGCAGCCGCCCCGCGTCGGCTAA
- a CDS encoding chorismate mutase — translation MSSTDPLPRAAPETEGARLPPRSLEALRAELDAIDDALLATLQRRAAVVAEVAALKNGGVPLRPGREAAILRRLLGKAAGGPLPRQAVVRVWREILAGSLAQQGHFAVAVGEPGGSQKGAIGLLAREHFGALTPLHLHRSASQAIGDVAAGVAAVVVLPLPAEEDAGSALWWTSLLHQDRMSPGRAEGRADLGGGRIHIIARLPFWAPRPEGAPRAAAFVAAAIAPDASGADRTLFGLEFPAETSRARLASQIAAAGLSAGTILLRREGEQKIAQALVDLAGFIAEDDPRLAAIEGLLRPAVRLGAYAEPFEDDQP, via the coding sequence ATGTCCTCAACCGATCCCCTTCCCCGCGCCGCGCCCGAGACCGAGGGCGCGCGCTTGCCGCCGCGAAGCCTCGAGGCGCTGCGTGCCGAACTCGACGCCATCGACGATGCCCTGCTTGCGACCTTGCAGCGCCGCGCCGCGGTGGTCGCCGAGGTCGCGGCCCTGAAAAATGGTGGCGTCCCGCTTCGCCCCGGGCGCGAGGCGGCGATCCTCCGCCGCCTTCTCGGCAAGGCCGCCGGCGGCCCCTTGCCGCGCCAGGCGGTGGTCCGCGTCTGGCGCGAGATTTTAGCCGGCTCGCTCGCCCAGCAGGGCCATTTCGCGGTCGCCGTCGGTGAGCCGGGCGGCAGCCAGAAGGGCGCGATCGGTCTTCTCGCGCGCGAGCATTTCGGGGCGTTGACGCCGCTGCATCTCCACCGCAGCGCCTCGCAGGCGATCGGCGACGTCGCCGCCGGCGTCGCCGCGGTCGTGGTGCTGCCGCTGCCGGCGGAAGAGGATGCCGGCAGCGCCTTGTGGTGGACGTCTCTCCTGCATCAGGACAGGATGTCGCCCGGCCGCGCCGAGGGGCGCGCCGACCTCGGCGGCGGGCGCATCCACATCATCGCCCGCCTACCGTTCTGGGCGCCGCGACCCGAGGGGGCGCCGCGCGCCGCGGCTTTCGTCGCCGCCGCCATTGCCCCCGATGCAAGCGGCGCCGATCGCACCCTGTTTGGCCTCGAATTCCCCGCCGAGACCAGCCGCGCCCGCCTCGCGAGCCAAATCGCCGCTGCCGGCCTCAGCGCCGGCACCATTCTGCTGCGCCGCGAGGGCGAGCAAAAAATCGCCCAGGCGCTGGTCGATCTTGCCGGTTTCATCGCGGAAGACGATCCCCGGCTTGCCGCCATCGAAGGGCTTTTGCGCCCCGCCGTGCGGCTCGGCGCCTATGCCGAGCCGTTTGAGGATGACCAGCCATGA
- a CDS encoding prephenate/arogenate dehydrogenase family protein: MAEPVFRRLALIGVGLIGSSIAHRARAGGDLAGEIVACAQSAATRARVRELGLADRIEEDPAAAVAGADGVMLCTPVGTYGAIAAAMAPALTPGAIVSDVGSTKQSVLRDVAPHLPEGVHFVPGHPLAGTEHSGPDAGFATLFEGRWTILTPPAACDPAAVARVSEFWRRCGAMVETMEAGHHDRVLAIVSHLPHLIAFTICGTADDLADESRSQVLKFAASGFRDFTRIAASDPVMWRDVFLNNREALLEMLARFMEDAQAMARAVRWADGAYIEDKVKRGRKIRQSLIDLNQA, encoded by the coding sequence ATGGCTGAGCCGGTTTTCCGCCGCCTCGCGCTGATCGGCGTCGGGCTGATCGGCAGTTCGATCGCGCACCGCGCGCGCGCCGGCGGCGATCTCGCCGGCGAAATCGTCGCCTGCGCGCAAAGTGCCGCAACCCGCGCGCGGGTGCGCGAACTCGGCCTTGCCGACCGTATCGAGGAAGATCCGGCGGCGGCGGTGGCCGGGGCCGATGGCGTCATGCTCTGCACCCCGGTCGGCACCTATGGCGCGATCGCGGCGGCCATGGCGCCGGCGCTCACGCCGGGGGCGATCGTGAGCGACGTCGGCTCGACCAAGCAATCGGTGCTCCGCGACGTCGCCCCGCATCTCCCCGAAGGCGTGCATTTCGTCCCCGGTCACCCTTTGGCCGGCACCGAGCATTCCGGCCCCGATGCCGGTTTCGCGACCCTTTTCGAGGGCCGCTGGACGATTTTGACGCCGCCCGCGGCGTGCGACCCCGCGGCGGTGGCACGGGTCAGCGAATTCTGGCGCCGCTGTGGCGCGATGGTCGAGACCATGGAGGCCGGGCATCACGACCGGGTGCTCGCGATCGTGAGCCATCTGCCGCATCTCATCGCTTTTACGATCTGCGGCACCGCCGACGATCTCGCCGATGAGAGCCGCAGTCAGGTTTTGAAATTCGCCGCCAGCGGCTTTCGCGATTTCACCCGCATCGCCGCCTCCGACCCGGTGATGTGGCGCGACGTGTTCTTGAACAACCGCGAGGCGCTGCTCGAGATGCTGGCGCGCTTCATGGAGGACGCGCAGGCGATGGCGCGCGCGGTGCGCTGGGCGGATGGCGCCTATATCGAGGACAAGGTCAAGCGCGGCCGCAAGATCCGCCAGAGCCTGATCGATCTCAATCAGGCGTGA
- a CDS encoding F0F1 ATP synthase subunit B family protein: protein MMPRRLAASLPLVAFPAFAQAAEKGMPQLDFANKLLISQVVWLAIIFLALYLLLAQWGLPRVASVLAERARRIKGDLDAAHAAKKTADDAIAELNAAARHAHAEAGAAIAGATERAKHEALAHASALEARLKADLDAAEARILAAEQAAKGALREAACETAAILVTRLAGFAPDAGAVTTAVDRALAGRAAG, encoded by the coding sequence ATGATGCCACGCCGTCTCGCCGCCTCGCTACCTTTGGTCGCTTTTCCCGCCTTCGCTCAGGCGGCGGAAAAGGGCATGCCGCAGCTCGACTTTGCCAACAAGCTGCTGATCAGCCAGGTGGTGTGGCTCGCCATCATCTTCTTGGCCCTCTATTTGCTGCTCGCCCAATGGGGGCTGCCGCGCGTCGCCTCGGTGCTGGCCGAGCGGGCGCGGCGCATCAAGGGCGATCTCGATGCCGCCCATGCCGCCAAAAAAACCGCCGATGACGCCATCGCCGAGCTGAATGCCGCGGCTCGCCATGCCCATGCCGAGGCGGGGGCGGCCATCGCCGGCGCGACCGAGCGGGCAAAACACGAGGCCCTGGCCCATGCCAGTGCTCTCGAGGCTCGGCTCAAAGCCGATCTTGATGCCGCCGAGGCGCGTATCCTCGCCGCCGAACAGGCGGCGAAGGGCGCGTTACGCGAAGCCGCATGCGAAACCGCGGCGATCCTGGTCACCCGCCTTGCCGGCTTCGCCCCCGATGCCGGCGCGGTCACCACCGCGGTCGACCGCGCGCTCGCGGGCCGGGCGGCGGGCTGA
- a CDS encoding multidrug effflux MFS transporter, giving the protein MKPSIWLTLLLGVLTAVGPVSTDMYLPAFPLIEADFGGRAGGAQITLAAWFIGLAFGQITQGSLSDRFGRRAPLIFGTSLYALASVGCALAPGLWWFSIWRALAAIGGSASMVVPRAVVRDLTDGHEAARLLSRLMLVMGVVPILAPAAGGAVLAVAGWRLIFWIAAVYGGICTLLVWRFLPDTLAQSRRIRLGPIGLLGRYAAIAREPRFITNALCGGFAMAGLFAYLGGSPAAYISQYHITPAHYGMLFGMNAAGFIFAAQVNARLLPRFGTDRVLDTAIAVAALATMVLTLDAFTGWGRVPGLAAPLFCYLAALGFLMPTTTVGALSRHAAQAASASALMGTGQFVLGALFSTAVGLINDGTARPMALLMLAGGAGALLTNRFRPRG; this is encoded by the coding sequence ATGAAGCCATCGATCTGGCTGACGTTGCTGCTCGGCGTGCTCACCGCCGTCGGGCCGGTCTCGACCGACATGTATCTCCCGGCTTTTCCCCTGATCGAGGCGGATTTCGGCGGCCGGGCGGGCGGCGCGCAGATCACGCTCGCCGCCTGGTTCATCGGTCTCGCTTTCGGCCAGATCACCCAGGGCTCGCTGTCCGATCGCTTCGGGCGGCGCGCGCCGTTGATTTTTGGAACGTCGCTCTATGCCCTTGCCTCAGTCGGCTGCGCGCTGGCGCCGGGCCTGTGGTGGTTCTCGATCTGGCGGGCGTTGGCCGCGATCGGCGGCTCGGCGAGCATGGTGGTGCCGCGCGCGGTCGTGCGCGACCTCACCGACGGCCATGAAGCAGCGCGGCTGCTCTCGCGGCTGATGCTGGTCATGGGCGTGGTGCCGATCCTCGCGCCGGCGGCCGGCGGCGCCGTTCTCGCCGTTGCCGGCTGGCGCCTGATCTTCTGGATCGCCGCGGTCTATGGCGGGATCTGCACGCTGCTGGTCTGGCGCTTCCTCCCCGACACCCTGGCCCAGAGCCGGCGCATCCGGCTCGGCCCGATCGGCCTCCTCGGGCGCTATGCGGCGATCGCGCGCGAGCCGCGTTTCATCACCAACGCACTCTGCGGCGGTTTTGCCATGGCCGGCCTCTTCGCCTATCTCGGCGGCTCGCCGGCGGCCTATATCAGCCAATATCACATCACGCCGGCGCATTATGGCATGCTGTTCGGCATGAATGCCGCCGGCTTCATTTTCGCGGCCCAAGTCAATGCCCGCCTGCTGCCGCGTTTCGGCACCGACCGGGTGCTCGATACCGCGATTGCCGTCGCCGCGCTGGCGACGATGGTGCTGACGCTCGACGCCTTCACCGGCTGGGGTCGCGTGCCCGGGCTCGCCGCGCCGCTCTTTTGCTATCTCGCGGCGCTGGGCTTTTTGATGCCGACCACCACTGTCGGCGCGCTTTCGCGCCATGCCGCGCAGGCGGCCAGCGCCTCGGCCCTGATGGGCACCGGTCAATTCGTGCTCGGCGCGCTTTTCAGCACGGCGGTCGGGCTGATCAATGACGGCACGGCGCGGCCGATGGCGCTTCTCATGCTGGCCGGCGGCGCTGGTGCGTTGCTCACCAACCGTTTTCGCCCACGCGGCTGA